In the Mycolicibacterium thermoresistibile genome, one interval contains:
- a CDS encoding valine--tRNA ligase, translated as MTNSSNPAPRPGVESLPKTWDPAAVETELYEGWVRAGYFTADPSSSKPSYSIVLPPPNVTGSLHMGHALDHTLMDALTRRKRMQGYEVLWLPGMDHAGIATQTVVEKQLAAQGIRKEDLGREKFIEKVWEWKRQSGGTIGAQMRRLGDGVDWSRDRFTMDEGLSRAVRTIFKQLYDAGLIYQAERLVNWSPVLQTAISDLEVKYEDVEGELVSFRYGSMSDDEPHIVVATTRLETMLGDTAIAVHPEDERYKHLVGKTLPHPFLDRELVIVADEHVDPEFGSGAVKVTPAHDPNDFEIGMRHGLPMITIMDTRGRIADTGTQFDGMDRFEARVKVREALAEQGRIVAEKRPYVHSVGHSERSGEPIEPRLSLQWWVKVADLAKAAGDAVRNGETVIHPKSLEPRWFAWVDDMHDWCISRQLWWGHRIPIWHGPNGEKVCVGPDETPPEGWEQDPDVLDTWFSSALWPFSTMGWPDHTPELAKFYPTDVLVTGYDILFFWVARMMMFGTFVGDHPAITLDGARGPQVPFRNVFLHGLIRDKHGRKMSKSAGNGIDPLDWVQTYGADALRFTLARGASPGSDLSIGDDHARASRNFVTKLFNATRFALLNGAAPAPLPDAAELTDADRWILGRLEEVRTEVDSAFDSYEFSRACETLYHFAWDEFCDWYVELAKVQLSEGISHTTAVLAAVLDTLLKLLHPVMPFVTEKLWKTLTDGESLVIAKWPQPSGFSLDSIAAQRVADMQRLITEVRRFRSDQGLADRQKVPARLSDIPGADLQAQLPAIRALAWLTDAGADFNPSAALEVRLSKGTVVVELDTRGSVDVEAERRRTEKDLAAARRELESTSKKLENEAFLAKAPAEVVEKIRNRQRLAAEEVDRLTARLAALKDS; from the coding sequence GTGACCAATAGCTCGAATCCGGCCCCCCGTCCGGGAGTGGAATCCCTGCCCAAGACCTGGGACCCCGCTGCCGTGGAGACGGAGCTGTACGAAGGCTGGGTTCGCGCCGGGTATTTCACCGCCGACCCGTCGAGCAGCAAGCCGTCGTACTCGATCGTGCTGCCGCCCCCCAACGTCACCGGCAGCCTGCACATGGGCCACGCGCTGGACCACACCCTGATGGACGCCCTGACCCGGCGTAAGCGCATGCAGGGTTACGAGGTGCTGTGGCTGCCGGGGATGGACCACGCCGGCATCGCCACCCAGACCGTCGTCGAGAAGCAACTCGCCGCCCAGGGCATCCGCAAGGAGGACCTGGGCCGGGAGAAGTTCATCGAGAAGGTGTGGGAGTGGAAGCGGCAGTCCGGTGGCACCATCGGCGCCCAGATGCGCCGTCTCGGCGACGGGGTGGACTGGAGCCGGGACCGGTTCACCATGGACGAGGGCCTGTCCCGCGCGGTCCGCACCATCTTCAAACAGCTCTACGACGCCGGCCTGATCTACCAGGCCGAACGGCTGGTCAACTGGTCGCCGGTGCTCCAGACCGCGATCTCCGACCTCGAGGTCAAATACGAGGACGTCGAGGGTGAGCTGGTGTCGTTCCGCTACGGCTCGATGTCGGACGACGAGCCGCACATCGTGGTCGCCACGACCCGGCTGGAGACCATGCTCGGTGACACCGCGATCGCGGTCCATCCCGAGGACGAGCGCTACAAGCACCTGGTCGGAAAGACCCTGCCGCATCCGTTCCTGGACCGTGAGCTGGTGATCGTCGCCGACGAACACGTCGACCCCGAGTTCGGCAGCGGTGCGGTCAAGGTCACCCCCGCACACGACCCGAACGACTTCGAGATCGGGATGCGGCACGGGCTGCCGATGATCACGATCATGGACACCCGCGGCCGGATCGCCGACACCGGAACGCAGTTCGACGGTATGGACCGCTTCGAGGCCCGGGTCAAGGTGCGTGAGGCGCTGGCCGAGCAGGGCCGCATCGTCGCGGAGAAGCGGCCCTACGTGCACAGCGTCGGGCACTCCGAACGCAGCGGTGAGCCGATCGAGCCGCGGCTGAGCCTGCAGTGGTGGGTCAAGGTGGCGGATCTGGCCAAGGCGGCCGGTGACGCGGTGCGCAACGGCGAGACCGTGATTCATCCCAAGAGCCTGGAACCCCGATGGTTCGCCTGGGTGGACGACATGCACGACTGGTGCATCTCCCGGCAGCTGTGGTGGGGCCACCGCATCCCGATCTGGCACGGCCCCAACGGGGAGAAGGTGTGCGTCGGTCCGGACGAGACCCCGCCGGAGGGCTGGGAACAGGATCCCGACGTGCTGGACACCTGGTTCTCGTCGGCGCTGTGGCCGTTCTCCACCATGGGCTGGCCGGACCACACCCCCGAGCTGGCCAAGTTCTATCCCACCGATGTGCTGGTCACGGGTTACGACATCCTGTTCTTCTGGGTGGCCCGGATGATGATGTTCGGCACATTCGTCGGCGATCATCCGGCCATCACCCTCGACGGTGCCCGCGGGCCGCAGGTGCCGTTCCGGAATGTGTTCCTGCACGGGCTGATCCGGGACAAGCACGGGCGCAAGATGAGCAAGTCGGCGGGCAACGGCATCGACCCGCTGGACTGGGTCCAGACCTACGGCGCCGACGCGTTGCGGTTCACCCTGGCCCGGGGCGCCAGCCCGGGCAGCGACCTGTCGATCGGCGACGACCACGCCCGCGCGTCGCGGAACTTCGTCACGAAGCTGTTCAACGCGACCCGGTTCGCGCTGCTCAACGGCGCCGCACCGGCGCCGCTGCCGGACGCCGCCGAGCTGACCGACGCCGACCGCTGGATCCTGGGTCGGCTGGAGGAGGTGCGCACCGAGGTCGACTCGGCCTTCGACAGCTACGAGTTCAGCCGGGCCTGCGAGACGCTGTACCACTTCGCCTGGGACGAGTTCTGCGACTGGTATGTTGAGCTGGCCAAAGTCCAGTTGTCCGAAGGGATTTCACATACCACCGCGGTTCTCGCGGCGGTGCTGGACACCCTGCTGAAACTGCTGCATCCGGTGATGCCGTTCGTCACCGAGAAGCTGTGGAAGACGTTGACCGACGGTGAGTCGCTGGTCATCGCCAAGTGGCCGCAACCGTCCGGATTCTCGCTGGATTCCATTGCGGCGCAACGTGTCGCCGATATGCAGCGGCTGATCACCGAGGTTCGCCGGTTCCGCAGCGATCAAGGTCTGGCCGACCGGCAGAAGGTCCCGGCCCGGCTGTCGGACATCCCCGGCGCCGATCTGCAGGCCCAGCTGCCGGCGATCCGGGCGCTGGCCTGGCTCACCGACGCCGGGGCGGACTTCAACCCGTCAGCGGCGCTGGAGGTCCGGCTGTCCAAGGGCACCGTGGTGGTCGAACTGGACACCCGCGGCAGCGTCGACGTGGAGGCCGAGCGGCGCCGCACGGAGAAGGACCTGGCCGCCGCCCGTAGGGAGTTGGAGAGCACGTCCAAGAAACTGGAGAACGAGGCGTTCTTGGCCAAGGCGCCCGCCGAGGTGGTGGAGAAGATCCGCAACCGGCAGCGGTTGGCCGCCGAGGAAGTGGACCGGCTCACGGCGCGGCTGGCCGCGCTGAAAGACAGCTGA
- the folC gene encoding bifunctional tetrahydrofolate synthase/dihydrofolate synthase has product MTQPAPTPDEIAALLQVEHLLDQRWPETKLDPSTARIAALMEMLGSPQRGYPTIHIAGTNGKTSVARMVDALLRALHRRTGRTTSPHLQSAVERIAIDGEPISPARYVEVYREIEPFVELVDKQSQAAGGPALSKFEVVTAMAFAAFADAPVDVAVVEVGMGGRWDATNIVNAPVAVITPIGVDHTDYLGDTVAEIAAEKAGIITRQDPGLVPEGTDPSTVAVIGRQPPEAMEAILREAVRADAVVARADAEFAVIGRQVAVGGQMLELRGLGGIYSEIFLPLHGEHQAHNAALALAAVEAFFGAGAQRQLDVDAVREGFASVINPGRMERVRSAPTVFVDAAHNPAGAAALAETLQSEFDFRFLVGVVSVLAGKDVDGILAALEPVFDQIIITHNGSPRALEIPVLAARAEERFGEERVLTADTLADAIETATALVEDAGMEGEGFSGSGIVFTGSVVTAGAARSLFGKEPQ; this is encoded by the coding sequence ATGACGCAGCCCGCACCGACGCCGGATGAGATCGCAGCCCTACTGCAGGTCGAACACCTGCTGGACCAGCGGTGGCCGGAGACGAAGCTGGATCCCAGTACCGCGCGGATCGCGGCGCTGATGGAGATGCTGGGATCGCCGCAACGTGGCTATCCGACCATTCACATCGCCGGAACGAACGGCAAGACCTCGGTTGCCCGGATGGTCGACGCCCTGCTGCGGGCCCTGCACCGCCGCACCGGCCGAACCACCAGCCCGCACCTGCAGTCGGCGGTGGAACGCATCGCCATCGACGGCGAGCCGATCAGCCCGGCCCGATACGTCGAGGTGTACCGCGAGATCGAACCGTTCGTCGAACTGGTCGACAAACAGTCCCAGGCCGCCGGCGGGCCCGCTCTCAGCAAATTCGAGGTGGTCACCGCGATGGCGTTCGCCGCGTTCGCCGACGCCCCGGTGGACGTCGCCGTGGTCGAGGTCGGCATGGGCGGGCGGTGGGACGCGACCAACATCGTCAACGCCCCGGTCGCGGTGATCACCCCGATCGGCGTCGACCACACCGACTACCTCGGCGACACCGTGGCCGAGATCGCCGCCGAGAAGGCGGGGATCATCACCCGGCAGGATCCCGGACTGGTCCCCGAAGGCACCGACCCGAGCACGGTGGCGGTGATCGGGCGGCAGCCCCCGGAGGCGATGGAGGCGATCTTGCGGGAGGCGGTCCGCGCCGACGCCGTGGTCGCCCGGGCGGACGCGGAGTTCGCGGTGATCGGGCGTCAGGTGGCCGTCGGCGGTCAGATGCTGGAGCTGCGGGGCCTCGGCGGCATCTATTCGGAGATCTTTCTGCCGCTGCACGGCGAACATCAGGCACACAACGCCGCCCTGGCACTGGCCGCCGTCGAGGCGTTCTTCGGCGCGGGCGCCCAACGGCAACTCGACGTCGACGCGGTGCGGGAGGGTTTCGCCTCGGTGATCAATCCCGGCCGGATGGAGCGGGTGCGCTCGGCGCCGACGGTGTTCGTCGACGCCGCACACAACCCCGCCGGGGCGGCCGCGCTGGCCGAGACGCTGCAGTCGGAGTTCGATTTCCGGTTCCTGGTCGGGGTGGTGTCGGTGCTCGCCGGCAAAGATGTGGACGGCATCCTCGCGGCCCTGGAACCGGTGTTCGACCAGATCATCATCACCCACAACGGCTCGCCACGCGCTCTGGAGATCCCGGTGCTGGCCGCGCGGGCCGAAGAGCGGTTCGGCGAGGAGCGCGTGCTGACCGCCGACACCCTCGCCGACGCCATCGAGACCGCCACCGCCCTGGTCGAGGACGCCGGAATGGAAGGCGAAGGCTTCTCCGGGAGCGGCATCGTGTTCACCGGTTCGGTGGTGACGGCGGGCGCGGCCCGCTCGCTGTTCGGCAAGGAACCCCAGTGA
- a CDS encoding saccharopine dehydrogenase family protein: MTAAQREFDIVLYGATGFVGKLTARYLASAGVGARIALAGRSEQKLAAVRESLGEAAASWPLLTADADQPATLDELASRTQVVVTTVGPYTKYGMPLVAACAVAGTDYADLTGETMFIRRAIDLYHKQAADNGARIVHSCGFDSIPSDITVYALYRRAVEDGTGELGDTNLVVRRFAGGVSGGTAASMLEVMRTASEDPEARRLMTDPYTLSPDRAAEPELGGQPDIRWRRGGEIAPELEGYWTGAFVMAVANTRIVRRTNALLDYAYGRRFEYAEQMSLGKSIAAPVAAALATAGNAAAFGLGSRFFHRVPDRLIEKVMPKPGTGPSERTRERGHYTVETYTTTTTGARYVARMSQQGDPGYQATSVLLGESGLALALDRDKLSDLRGVLTPAAAMGDVLLTRLPAAGVTLTVERLA, translated from the coding sequence ATGACAGCTGCGCAGCGGGAATTCGACATCGTCCTATACGGAGCCACCGGATTCGTCGGGAAACTCACCGCCCGCTACCTGGCGAGCGCCGGCGTCGGGGCACGGATCGCGCTGGCCGGCAGATCCGAGCAGAAGCTGGCGGCGGTGCGCGAGTCGCTGGGGGAGGCCGCGGCATCCTGGCCGCTGCTCACCGCCGACGCGGACCAGCCGGCCACCCTCGATGAGCTCGCGTCGCGCACCCAGGTGGTGGTCACCACGGTCGGGCCCTACACGAAATACGGGATGCCGCTGGTGGCGGCCTGCGCGGTCGCCGGCACCGACTATGCCGACCTGACCGGCGAGACCATGTTCATCCGCCGCGCGATCGATCTGTACCACAAGCAGGCCGCCGACAACGGGGCCCGGATCGTGCACTCCTGCGGATTCGACTCGATCCCGTCCGACATCACGGTGTACGCGCTGTACCGGCGTGCCGTCGAGGACGGCACCGGTGAGCTCGGCGACACCAATCTGGTGGTGCGCCGCTTCGCCGGCGGGGTGTCCGGCGGCACCGCGGCGTCGATGTTGGAGGTGATGCGCACCGCATCGGAGGATCCGGAGGCGCGGCGGCTGATGACCGACCCGTACACGCTGTCCCCGGACCGCGCGGCCGAACCGGAACTCGGCGGCCAACCCGACATCCGGTGGCGGCGCGGCGGGGAGATCGCTCCGGAACTCGAGGGCTACTGGACCGGGGCGTTCGTGATGGCAGTGGCCAACACCCGAATCGTTCGGCGCACCAACGCTTTACTCGACTACGCCTACGGCCGGCGGTTCGAGTACGCCGAGCAGATGAGCCTCGGCAAGTCGATCGCCGCCCCGGTGGCCGCGGCGCTGGCCACCGCCGGCAACGCCGCCGCCTTCGGTCTGGGCAGCCGGTTCTTCCACCGGGTGCCGGACCGGCTGATCGAGAAGGTGATGCCCAAACCGGGCACCGGCCCGAGCGAACGGACCCGGGAACGCGGGCACTACACCGTCGAGACCTACACCACCACCACGACCGGCGCCCGGTATGTCGCCCGCATGTCCCAGCAGGGCGATCCCGGCTACCAGGCGACGTCGGTGCTGCTCGGGGAGAGCGGTCTGGCGCTGGCGCTGGACCGCGACAAACTCAGCGATCTGCGCGGAGTGCTGACCCCGGCCGCCGCCATGGGGGACGTGCTGCTGACCCGACTGCCCGCGGCCGGCGTCACACTGACGGTCGAGCGGCTGGCGTGA